In Nostoc sp. CENA543, a single genomic region encodes these proteins:
- a CDS encoding HPF/RaiA family ribosome-associated protein — MKLPLDITYRNLDKSDAIDNLIREKVAKLEHICSYINSCHIAVEKIHDRPRSGSPYRVRIDLTIPPGHELVAESNPAQAVQYEPLDVVVREAFDAARQQLLKLTQRQKASDRSQTQAGTGETTGLVTKLFREQGYGFIKTLDSQEIYFHKNSVLHHDFERLEIGTGVYCVVEEGEEGLQASTVKIVDKPGVRAGKSSQTLIEPPLDWRE, encoded by the coding sequence ATGAAATTACCACTAGACATTACATATCGCAATTTGGATAAATCAGATGCAATTGATAACTTAATTAGAGAAAAAGTTGCTAAGTTAGAGCATATTTGCAGTTATATAAATAGCTGCCATATTGCTGTAGAAAAAATACACGATCGCCCCCGTAGTGGTTCGCCTTATCGTGTCAGAATTGATCTCACCATACCACCAGGACATGAACTTGTAGCTGAAAGTAATCCTGCTCAAGCTGTGCAGTATGAACCATTAGATGTAGTCGTTCGCGAGGCTTTTGATGCAGCACGTCAACAGTTACTAAAATTAACCCAACGCCAAAAAGCAAGCGATAGATCCCAAACTCAAGCAGGTACAGGAGAAACTACGGGATTAGTTACCAAACTGTTCCGAGAGCAAGGTTACGGCTTCATCAAAACTCTAGATAGCCAAGAAATTTATTTCCACAAAAATAGTGTCCTCCATCACGACTTTGAACGTCTAGAAATTGGTACTGGGGTTTATTGCGTAGTGGAAGAAGGTGAAGAAGGACTACAAGCCAGCACAGTCAAAATTGTAGATAAGCCAGGTGTACGAGCTGGTAAATCTAGTCAAACTTTAATTGAACCGCCTCTCGACTGGAGAGAATAA
- a CDS encoding RnfABCDGE type electron transport complex subunit D, whose product MLLKDIRDYQILFLGLFLVLGIGTRDWTLRPELIAVAIATCLLTQCLLSWAIRQGAGLCWGQGEKNFPISPCTLPPCLLSPPSPLNLRSALITALGLSLLLRADHWTTMAFAAASAIASKFFLQVNQKHFFNPANFGIIAALVFTSDAWVSPGQWGEDWWYGLLFAGTGGMILQRIGRWDTTAAFLGAYSLLEAIRNLWLGWTWDVYCHRLMSGSLLLFALFMVTDPRSIPNARIGRVIWAFCIAITTFVLRNYFFLPTAVFWALFIFAPLTILFDFLCTAPRFDWLEARREAGVQGKNNFPMPHSQCPIPNQQF is encoded by the coding sequence ATGTTGCTCAAAGATATACGGGATTATCAAATTCTATTTCTAGGCTTGTTCTTAGTTTTGGGTATTGGAACAAGGGATTGGACACTGCGACCAGAATTAATTGCGGTAGCGATCGCCACCTGTCTTTTAACGCAGTGCCTTTTGTCATGGGCGATAAGGCAGGGGGCAGGTTTGTGCTGGGGGCAGGGGGAGAAAAATTTCCCCATTTCTCCCTGCACCCTGCCCCCCTGCCTTCTTTCGCCTCCCAGTCCCTTAAATCTCCGCAGTGCTTTAATTACGGCATTGGGACTCAGCTTACTTTTACGGGCTGATCATTGGACAACGATGGCTTTTGCGGCGGCTAGTGCGATCGCTAGTAAGTTTTTCTTGCAGGTTAATCAAAAACATTTCTTCAATCCCGCTAATTTCGGCATTATTGCCGCCTTGGTTTTCACCTCTGATGCTTGGGTATCTCCAGGACAGTGGGGTGAAGATTGGTGGTATGGGCTGTTATTTGCTGGCACTGGGGGCATGATTTTGCAACGTATCGGTCGCTGGGATACTACAGCCGCTTTTTTGGGTGCTTACTCTCTATTAGAAGCCATACGCAATCTTTGGTTGGGTTGGACTTGGGATGTTTATTGCCATCGCTTGATGAGTGGATCTTTGTTGCTGTTTGCCCTTTTTATGGTCACAGATCCTCGCTCAATTCCCAATGCCCGCATTGGGCGTGTAATTTGGGCATTTTGCATTGCCATTACCACTTTCGTATTGCGGAATTACTTCTTTCTCCCCACCGCAGTATTTTGGGCTTTATTCATCTTTGCACCCTTAACTATCCTGTTCGATTTCCTCTGTACAGCCCCTCGTTTTGATTGGCTGGAAGCGAGACGGGAGGCAGGGGTGCAGGGGAAAAATAACTTCCCAATGCCTCATTCCCAATGCCCGATTCCCAATCAACAATTTTAA
- a CDS encoding phosphoribosyltransferase: protein MLFKDRKAAGQVLASKLLDYANCPDVLVLALPRGGVPVAFEIAQALKAPLDVLVVRKLGVPDNPELAMGAIASGGIRIINQQIIDDINTTDEVIARVAAQEQRELERRESIYRGDEPFPELTGRKVILVDDGLATGATMWAAVIAVRQKNPQEIVIAVPVAAPETYQQLLPKVEKIVCISTPSKFYSVGMWYEDFPQTTDAEVHELLKKSIVNSQ from the coding sequence ATGTTATTTAAAGACCGCAAAGCCGCAGGACAGGTTTTAGCTAGCAAATTACTGGATTATGCTAACTGCCCAGATGTGCTGGTTTTAGCTTTACCCAGAGGCGGCGTTCCAGTTGCTTTTGAAATTGCTCAAGCGTTGAAAGCCCCCTTAGATGTGTTAGTAGTACGCAAACTCGGCGTACCAGATAATCCAGAACTAGCGATGGGAGCGATCGCTTCTGGTGGTATCCGTATAATTAATCAGCAAATTATCGATGATATCAATACTACGGATGAAGTCATTGCTAGAGTTGCAGCCCAAGAACAACGGGAACTCGAAAGACGAGAAAGCATATATCGCGGTGACGAACCATTTCCAGAATTAACAGGACGTAAAGTGATTTTAGTTGATGATGGTTTAGCCACTGGTGCAACCATGTGGGCAGCAGTGATTGCTGTTAGACAAAAAAACCCCCAAGAAATCGTGATTGCTGTTCCCGTCGCTGCACCTGAAACCTATCAACAATTACTACCAAAAGTAGAAAAAATAGTCTGTATTTCCACACCCAGTAAATTTTATAGCGTTGGTATGTGGTACGAAGATTTTCCACAAACTACAGATGCAGAAGTTCATGAGTTATTGAAAAAGTCAATAGTCAATAGTCAATAG
- a CDS encoding ChaB family protein produces the protein MPYRQIEDLPDSVKEHLPQHAQEIFRAAFNSAVEQYGEEEHAFRVAWSAVKRDYEKGDDGKWHKKPE, from the coding sequence ATGCCTTACCGACAGATTGAAGACTTACCAGATTCAGTTAAGGAACACTTACCCCAACACGCGCAAGAAATTTTTCGAGCCGCGTTTAATAGTGCTGTAGAACAATACGGAGAAGAAGAACACGCTTTTCGTGTCGCTTGGAGTGCAGTTAAACGCGACTACGAAAAGGGTGATGATGGCAAATGGCACAAAAAGCCAGAATAA